Part of the Deltaproteobacteria bacterium genome, CCAATGACACGGTGAATCGACTCCGCAACAGGAAGGTTAGAACCCTTTCACTCCTTTATCCAGTTGCACGCCAAAGGTGTTGAGTGCCATCGACACTAAGTTATATTGGCCGACGGTAAACACGACATCCATGAGTTGTTCGGTGCTGTAGCGCTCACTCAAGGCAGCCCAGGTTTTATCGCCAATAAAGGCGTCTTTGTGGAGTTCATCAGTCGCCCGCAACAAGGTAGCATCAAACGGTGCCCACCCTGGTGCATCTGGCCCTTCTTTGATTCGTGCGATCTCTGCATCAGTCAGTCCGGCGGCTTTGCCGAATATCACATGTTGTCCCCATTCATATTCAGCTTGACACAGCCATCCAATGCGCAGGATGAGAATCTCTCGTTCGCGAGGGACCAATTTCGAGGTGTCTCCCATAACGTGGTAGGCCCAGGCGCCAAATTTTTTCGAGGCTTCCCAATGGCGGGACAAGGTGCCTAACACATTGTATACTCTCCCCTCTTTATAGACGGGTTCCAGCGTTTTACGTTGTTCGTCGGTCCATTCCGCTTCGGTCAGTGGTGTAATGCGTGGCTTTGAAAGTTTCATGCGTATTCCTCCTGGGTGTCGCTCTATACAAAAACACCGTGAGGATCAACCTTTTCTCACCGCACAGGTCGTTTGGAGAGCGTCAGCGAACGGAAATCTGTAGAACGAGTAGCCCTGGTTTCTGTCGACTTCATTGACAGTGGCTGAGCAGACGCTCCTGTCTCGCCTGAGCGCAAGATACGAGCAACGTCGTGGTGCCCGTTGCGAACCGCATGGGTCAAGGCGGTCCCTCCTGTAGTACTTTTCGTATCCACTTTCGCACCACTGCGGAGGAGGGTTTGCACGGTCTTGGTGTGACCGTTCCACGCGGCGTACATCAACGCTGTCCAGCCTTCATCGTTTTTCGCATTGACTACGGCACCGCGTTTAATTAAGGCTTGCAGGATATCCGTGCGTCCTTTCAGTGCCGCAAGCATGAGCGCGGTTCGTCCGGCGGTATTTTGCGTATTCACTTCGACCCCTTTCTTGAGCAACGCCTGCACGGTCGTCGTACGGCCTTGCATGACTGCTGTCATCAACGGGGTCAAGCCCTTTTCTTCTCTGGGAGCCGGGTGTCTCTGCAGTGTACCTTCTCGGGAACTGTTGTCCTTAGGGGGAAGGAGTCGAGCAGGTGCGACTAAAGGCGGCTTTGCCATAGCAAAGGGGTCTCTCTGTGGCTCTGCACTTTTCTTTTTCGCCTCCCGCTCAACGGGAAGGGGATTACTAAAAGCAGTAGCAATCGTAATCTCACGGACTGGTGGTTTTGCGGGGCTGACTTTCGCTTGGGTGCTCGATTCCGTAGGAGGGCGTACGGGTT contains:
- a CDS encoding carboxymuconolactone decarboxylase family protein, translated to MKLSKPRITPLTEAEWTDEQRKTLEPVYKEGRVYNVLGTLSRHWEASKKFGAWAYHVMGDTSKLVPREREILILRIGWLCQAEYEWGQHVIFGKAAGLTDAEIARIKEGPDAPGWAPFDATLLRATDELHKDAFIGDKTWAALSERYSTEQLMDVVFTVGQYNLVSMALNTFGVQLDKGVKGF